The following are encoded together in the Rhodopirellula bahusiensis genome:
- a CDS encoding ATP-binding protein encodes MSSSSPSQTSATPSPDVFEKLATFYLGRQYDIAGGKALDDLLLYDAKDLCTHAMCVGMTGSGKTGLCLSLLEEAAIDGIPAICIDPKGDLANLMLAFPDMKPDDFLPWLEQGEASRKGMTLEEYAAKTAKTWKNGLASWGQSPERVAKFKAAADVAIYTPGSNTGIPLTVLKSFDAPPPEVLSNTDAMRERVTGAASGLLTLLGMEADPLLSREHILISSILDHCWRDGRSVTIGDLIGLISAPPITRVGVLDLDTFMPPSERSKLAMTLNNLLASPAFSSWLEGESLSIPDLLYTKEGKPKLSILSIAHLGDQERMFFVTILLNEIVSWMRTQSGTSSLRAMLYMDEVAGYFPPVANPPSKPPMLTLLKQARAFGLGVTLATQNPVDLDYKGLSNIGTWFLGRLQTERDKARVLDGLEGAAAQTGKPFNKAEMEQLLASLGSRVFLMNNVHDDGPTVFQTRWAMSFLAGPLARDQISALMADRKAELAAEQATEHESVSNEVSSPSRPVLPTGIGEAFLVPTRYASGEGRRVYRAALLGEGSMHFVRSSAGVDEWVDARRVLRCGKGVPEDVWESSEALDVDAEWVSDPEEGFDFTDLPDDLRGASKLKSIQKQLKDYLYRHHPMELFKSPALGAYAPAGVGEVEARLHFQQAAREERDLQTEKLRDKYGSKMKSLEGKMRTAEERIAREEGQYESAKMSSILSFGTSLIGAFMGRKIASRTNVSKMSTAARGASRAAQQRGDVKRAEAALEQLHIDMQELEDELRHEIDQLGQEFEIENLELETVTIPPRKSDLKIGAPVILWTPWQVDSTGDATALF; translated from the coding sequence ATGTCCTCATCTTCTCCTTCTCAGACATCTGCCACGCCTTCTCCCGACGTGTTCGAGAAGCTGGCCACGTTCTACTTGGGACGCCAGTACGACATCGCGGGCGGCAAAGCTCTCGACGATTTGCTGCTCTACGACGCGAAAGATTTGTGCACCCATGCGATGTGTGTTGGCATGACCGGCAGCGGGAAAACCGGACTGTGCCTGTCGTTGCTCGAAGAAGCCGCGATCGATGGAATCCCTGCGATCTGCATCGACCCCAAGGGCGATTTGGCGAACTTGATGCTGGCCTTTCCTGACATGAAGCCCGACGACTTCCTGCCTTGGTTGGAACAGGGCGAAGCGTCCCGCAAGGGCATGACGCTGGAAGAGTACGCCGCCAAAACAGCCAAGACCTGGAAGAACGGTTTGGCCTCGTGGGGGCAATCGCCGGAGCGAGTTGCCAAGTTCAAAGCCGCCGCCGACGTTGCGATTTACACCCCGGGCAGCAACACCGGGATCCCGCTGACTGTGCTGAAGAGTTTTGACGCCCCGCCACCAGAGGTCCTTTCCAACACCGACGCGATGCGAGAACGCGTCACTGGCGCCGCATCGGGATTGCTGACGCTGCTGGGGATGGAAGCCGACCCGCTGCTATCTCGCGAACACATTTTGATCAGTTCGATCTTGGATCATTGCTGGCGAGACGGACGCAGCGTCACGATCGGCGACTTGATCGGCTTGATCTCAGCACCACCGATCACCCGCGTCGGCGTGCTTGACCTCGACACATTCATGCCACCGAGCGAACGATCCAAACTGGCGATGACGCTCAACAATTTGTTGGCCTCGCCCGCTTTCTCATCGTGGTTGGAAGGCGAATCGCTCTCGATCCCCGATTTGCTGTACACCAAAGAAGGCAAACCCAAACTATCGATCCTTTCGATCGCGCACCTGGGGGATCAAGAACGGATGTTCTTCGTCACGATCCTGCTCAACGAAATCGTTTCGTGGATGCGAACGCAGAGCGGCACGAGTTCGCTGCGAGCGATGCTGTACATGGATGAGGTCGCCGGTTACTTCCCACCGGTTGCGAATCCGCCTTCCAAACCGCCGATGCTGACGCTACTCAAGCAAGCCCGAGCGTTTGGCTTGGGAGTCACGCTCGCGACTCAGAACCCAGTCGACCTCGACTACAAAGGCTTGTCCAACATCGGCACATGGTTCCTTGGCCGATTGCAAACCGAGCGTGACAAGGCTCGGGTGCTGGATGGGCTCGAAGGAGCCGCGGCTCAAACTGGCAAACCATTCAACAAAGCCGAGATGGAACAACTGCTCGCTTCCCTAGGCAGCCGTGTGTTCTTGATGAACAACGTTCATGACGACGGTCCCACGGTGTTCCAAACTCGTTGGGCGATGTCTTTTTTGGCCGGGCCTTTGGCTCGCGACCAAATCTCTGCGTTGATGGCGGATCGAAAAGCGGAACTCGCGGCCGAACAAGCCACTGAACACGAATCGGTTTCCAACGAAGTCTCCTCGCCCAGTCGCCCGGTGTTGCCGACGGGAATCGGCGAAGCGTTTCTGGTCCCGACGCGTTATGCCAGCGGCGAAGGGCGCCGCGTTTATCGAGCGGCGCTACTCGGCGAAGGCTCCATGCACTTCGTTCGCAGCAGTGCCGGCGTGGACGAATGGGTCGACGCACGCCGAGTCTTGCGATGCGGCAAGGGAGTCCCCGAGGACGTGTGGGAATCCAGCGAAGCATTGGACGTCGATGCCGAATGGGTGTCCGATCCCGAAGAAGGTTTTGACTTCACCGATCTGCCCGACGACCTTCGCGGAGCCAGCAAACTGAAGTCGATCCAAAAGCAATTAAAAGACTACCTGTACCGGCACCATCCAATGGAGCTTTTCAAAAGTCCCGCCCTGGGTGCCTACGCCCCGGCCGGTGTCGGCGAGGTTGAGGCTCGACTGCACTTCCAACAAGCCGCTCGCGAAGAACGCGATTTGCAGACGGAAAAGCTGCGTGACAAATACGGTTCGAAGATGAAGTCGCTGGAGGGCAAGATGCGAACGGCAGAGGAACGAATCGCGCGTGAAGAAGGGCAGTACGAATCCGCCAAGATGTCTTCAATCCTATCCTTCGGCACCTCACTGATCGGTGCCTTCATGGGCCGCAAAATAGCCAGCCGAACCAACGTCTCCAAGATGTCGACGGCGGCACGCGGCGCGTCACGAGCGGCTCAACAACGCGGCGATGTCAAACGCGCCGAAGCGGCTCTCGAGCAACTGCACATCGATATGCAAGAGTTGGAAGACGAACTGCGTCACGAAATCGATCAGCTCGGGCAGGAATTCGAAATCGAAAACCTGGAGCTCGAAACAGTGACCATCCCGCCTCGAAAGAGCGACCTCAAGATCGGAGCCCCGGTCATCCTTTGGACACCATGGCAAGTCGACTCCACCGGAGACGCCACCGCGTTGTTTTAA